A window of Paenibacillus sp. 19GGS1-52 contains these coding sequences:
- a CDS encoding endo-1,4-beta-xylanase, whose protein sequence is MTQASSGLPALHEVFRDAFKIGAALSMGTLSAHASFIAKQFNSITAENVMKPEEVQPQEGIYTFDAADRIFEFAQANHIAVRGHTLLWHNQTGDWMFRNSEGEPCTREQLLGRLQTHINTVVGRYRGQAYAWDVVNEAIEDKSDQYLRNTKWLEILGEDYLREAFEMAHQADPDALLFYNDYNETDPVKRDKIFKLVRGLLDQNTPIHGIGMQAHWNIYGPTIDEIRSAIELYASLGLRIHITELDLSMFRFEDKRADLKAPTVEMLKLQEERYAEIFAVLLEYRKVIDSVTFWGAADDYTWLDDFPVRGRKNWPFLFDVQQQPKASFGRLVDLAASK, encoded by the coding sequence ATGACACAGGCAAGCAGCGGGTTGCCCGCACTGCATGAAGTATTCCGAGATGCCTTCAAGATTGGCGCTGCGCTCAGCATGGGCACCTTATCTGCTCATGCTTCTTTCATTGCTAAGCAATTCAACAGCATTACAGCTGAAAATGTGATGAAACCGGAGGAGGTCCAGCCGCAAGAAGGAATCTATACCTTTGATGCAGCCGACCGTATCTTTGAGTTCGCACAGGCCAATCACATCGCGGTCCGGGGCCATACACTTCTCTGGCATAATCAGACAGGGGATTGGATGTTCCGCAATTCAGAGGGTGAGCCGTGCACCAGGGAGCAACTTCTCGGCCGTCTGCAAACCCATATTAATACTGTAGTGGGGCGATACCGCGGGCAGGCTTATGCCTGGGATGTGGTCAATGAAGCCATTGAGGATAAATCCGACCAATACTTGAGGAATACGAAATGGTTGGAAATTCTCGGAGAGGACTATCTCCGTGAGGCATTTGAAATGGCTCATCAGGCAGACCCGGACGCTTTGCTGTTCTACAACGACTATAACGAGACCGATCCTGTCAAACGCGACAAAATCTTCAAGCTGGTCCGTGGTTTACTTGACCAGAATACACCTATTCACGGGATAGGCATGCAGGCCCATTGGAACATCTATGGCCCAACCATCGACGAAATCCGCAGTGCAATAGAGCTATATGCTTCTCTTGGTCTTAGAATCCACATTACTGAGCTGGATCTTTCCATGTTCCGGTTCGAAGACAAACGAGCTGATTTGAAAGCGCCAACAGTTGAGATGCTGAAGCTTCAGGAAGAACGTTATGCGGAGATTTTTGCCGTTCTGCTGGAATACAGAAAGGTTATTGATTCTGTTACATTCTGGGGTGCAGCTGATGACTATACCTGGCTGGATGATTTCCCGGTTCGCGGGCGTAAAAACTGGCCGTTTCTGTTTGACGTACAACAGCAGCCCAAAGCTTCGTTCGGACGGCTTGTCGATCTGGCTGCCTCGAAATGA